In the Salvia miltiorrhiza cultivar Shanhuang (shh) chromosome 8, IMPLAD_Smil_shh, whole genome shotgun sequence genome, aggggaggggGTGACGTGGCTAGATTAGgggatataattaataattttattcttaattaaatataaactaattttaattaataatgaaacgacgtcgttttgtctaAGTACTTGCCACGTCAGTTTCGATTTCGCCGGAGTCCTTCgccgtgggaaaaatcagacaaattaaaaattggtgtatttagcCGCCAAAATTAGGGGTCATGATATATaccagaaaataaaattttctgaTGTATTTAGCGGCTATTAACCATTAGAAATATTAGTAATATTCAGAATTCTCTTCATCGCTATGTGCCCAGTAACCGTGGGCCGGGCCCAGTGATTTGGGCTTTATTTGAATGCAGGTTTCTATTGGGCTTTTGAAGGGAATAgaataatttattgatttttgtAAAAGTATATGATCATTTATGTATTCACACTAgttcaaataatagtatttgataatttatcaaAGACAAAGATTGATAAAATTAAATAGTGTTTGGGCACAAGTATTATATGTAAAGATAATCGTTTATAATGGAATTGGAAAGATAAAGTAATTTTTTGAGGGTGTATTTCTATCAAATcaagtaagagagagagaacttAAAGACTAgctcttttttatatatatcatatttaatttatgaGTTATATTTAAGGTGTTTGTTATGTGTTGAGTGtttgaaaatgaaatgaaataatttaaagGATTGTGGTAGGGTATTGTTACgatccaaaatgacaaaatgtgCATGCTTTCCAAAAATGAAGGGGATGTAGTATTATGAACTTTtattcaaaaatttaaaatttaaaaaaaaattatatagccTAGCTTTGAATTCGTcaccctattttaattaataaaattaaaattaaataatactccctccgtcccagctttttgtatccacttttagtagtatttactactaaaagtggatacaaaaagctgggacggagggagtaaaaaataattatatatcctaattaATTAGAATATTGGATTTGGGTTTGGTTTTCCATCAAATCACCATAGATTATTGTTTATGACTTATGAGACTACATACAATACATAAAACAAATATTGACCAAATTTAACAAGTTTAAAGGATTATAGTTTTAACCGGCTTATAAGTTAAACAATCTTTCTAAATACATTAGATCTTAATGTCTTCCTTCCAATACTTCCAAGCCATGAAAACctgataaattaaaatatgcGTATGTTGACCTAACGATAAAATGATTAATGTCTAAggttaaagattttgaattcGAATTCACCGTAACAcaatcttaattttttttatttaatcattaatttatcaaaaatacaaTCATAGTCAAATTGAGTTAATCCGAcctatgataaattaataagtaGTAATTCATGGTTTGTGTTAACAAGATATTGCAACTTAGAAGTAACGTTTTCCAATCATTTTGATAGTGATTGTGGGAAAATGTTAAAAGTATTTCCCAACcactctttaattaaatatttgtgcTTCTAAGCTTCTACTAATTGTTTGCATTTAAATAATCtcgataaataaatataattagaaaaacaaaacaaaacaaatcagATAAAAACATAACGGTCGTCGTTAAGCTTAATCCAACGGAATTGTCACCCTCCCGGCGCACGATAGCGCATAGATAGGACAGGCGTCTGCGAAGCTGAGCGAGTAGAAAACGCAGACGACGACAACGAAAAATGCCACGTGGCTGCATTGCTTGCTTGTCCTCTCCGGCGCACAATAGCTCATAGATTTTGATTTTGCTTTCTACACtatccagagagagagagagagaggactaGCTTTCAGCTTATAAACACGCATGATTGGAAGCAGTAGCTAACCATTGAAGAGGAGAAAAATGAGAGGCGGAGCAGTTGCGGCGGCGGCGCTTGATCTCTTGTTGATTttggcggcggcgacgacgttTTGTTTTGGCGCCAATGTGACCTACGATCACCGGGGGCTGGTAATCGGCGGCAGGAGACGCGTTCTGATTTCCGGTTCCATTCATTACATGCGCAGCACTCCTCAAGTTAGTATAtgtatatgatatatatatatcaacttaATTTCACATACACACactaagagagagagaagcagcAGCTTTTACACACACAAACGCAGtgcttttaatcaattttctgAATATGAATGAGAGTGAGTGCAGATGTGGTCAGATTTGATACAAAAATCGAAGGATGGAGGATTGGATGTGATTCAAACTTTTGTTTTCTGGAATCTGCACGAACCAATTCGAGGCCAGGTgaatttttatttccttttaatTATTCTCTATTCATTTTGCTAGCTGTTAGGACCattcatttcttcttcttcttcttcttcttttggtGAAGATGTAATACTTAATATAATTTGGTTTTTTGCTCATTGAGGACAGCGAACAAAATggaaaacgaaaataaaactTTGAAGAATTTTTGCAGTATGATTTTACAGGGAGAAAAGATTTGGTCAAATTTGTAAAATTGGTTGGGGAGGCCGGCCTCATGGTTCATCTTCGAATAGGGCCTTATGCTTGTGCAGAATGGAACTATGGGTGAGCAAaagtttatttttcatcataaatTTGTTAATCCAAAAGGGTATTACATCAAACATAACTATTTTTCACAAGAGTGTTTACTCAATTTTTTCACAGTGGGTTTCCTTTGTGGTTGCATTTTATACCGGGAATTGTTCTACGCACTGATAATGAGCCGTTTAAGGTATTGCTTGTACTGTTTTCTTCTATCTTATTGCTGGTATTGATGTGATACGAATGATAATACAATAATTTGCTGTTTAGGCTGAAATGAAGAGATTTACAGCCAAGATTGTGAACATGATGAAGGAAGAAAATCTATATGCATCCCAAGGTGGACCTATTATTTTGTCTCAGGTATAGTATCGCGAAATATGGTGAATCCTGTAGACACTATGCATAAGGTACCATGGGTTGTCTACACGAAGAGAGTGCTATGCGTAGCAAGTCTGTTACATGATTTACAATGAACTTAatttgttttatgcttcattctAGATTGAGAATGAGTATGGGGATATTGATGCACCATATGGTAAGAGTGCCAAAACTTACATAAGTTGGGCTGCATCAATGGCTGTATCATTGGACACAGGGGTACCCTGGGTAATGTGCCAGCAAACTGATGCTCCGAATCCCATTGTGAGTCTTGCTGTCCcgatcttttctttttttccagtTTTGAGCATACTTAGTTGATTTTACTATGCAAAATGTATAGAATGTTTTACCAACTTTGGTAGTTAGGAAGTTGGCCTAAACATTGTGCTTACATTTGTGGGGAATTATACAGATCAACGCTTGTAACGGGTTTTACTGTGACCAATTTTCCCCAAATGCAAATAATAAGCCAAAGATGTGGACAGAGAACTGGAGTGGATGGTAGGTcatttagtttttctttttctcgtGGAGATGCTATCTTCGTTTAACTTGCATGACACCTTGTGAAGTCAAACTGCTTCGACATTCTCTAACTGCCTGTGGTGTCACAAAAACCTTCAGGTTCTCCTCATTTGGTGATCCTGTGCCTCACAGACCTACAGAAGATACTGCTTTCTCCACAGCGCGTTTTTACCAGCTTGGTGGAAGTTTCATGAACTATTACATGGTATTTCTGTTGCCATCATCAGTCTTCGACAATTTAAACTAGATCATGAACTACTTTTGATATCAAATTTACTGCATTTCAATAGTATCACGGTGGAACCAACTTTGGCCGCACTTCTGGGGGCCCTTTCATCACAACAAGCTATGATTATGATGCTCCAATCGATGAATATGGTATGCCATCATTATCTGTTCTTACACTACACATGACTCTGATCATCTAGCAAAATGGACTGATAAATCATAGAAAATTGTATTGTAATCACTATTCGTTAATATCCTTCCTCATCTTGATTTTTGATTATGAGATGTCTTTGGTGCCATAGGACTTCTGAGACAGCCAAAGTGGGGTCACCTGAAAGATGTACACAATGCTGTAAAGCTTTGTGAAGAGGCACTAGTGGCAACAGATCCGAAAACTAATTCTCTTGGTCCCAGTTTGGAGGTATAATTTAGCATTGACAATCACTCAATTTAAACTAGATGCATTGATAGTTGATCCTTTTCTTGTTTCAGGCTACAGTTTATAAAACTGAATCAGGACTGTGTGCTGCCTTTCTTGCAAATGTGGACGCTCAATCTGATGCAACTGTGAACTTCAGCGGCAGTTCCTATCACTTGCCTGCCTGGTCCGTCAGCATCTTACCCGACTGCAAGACTGTGGCTATCAATACTGCGAAAGTATGGCCTCTTATTTTCTGTTGTATTTTTCCTCTATAAATTTTAGATGATGCTGATTTGCACTCTATTTTGTTATTGCAATGATATTAGTACTTTTTTTCCAAGTGACAGATCAACTCTGCGGCCACCATTTCAAAGTTTGTTCCTCAACTTTCGCAAGATGATACGACCACTGCAGATGCACTCTTCTCAGGGTGGAGCTGGATCAACGAGCCAGTGGGCATATCTAGCAACAGTGCGTTTACAAAACAAGGCTTACAGGAGCAAATAAATACCACTGCTGATGAAAGTGACTATCTTTGGTATTCTCTGAGGTAAATATCTTCCAAAATCGCTAATCTATTTTAATTCAGCTTCAGCATTTTAATATCCCTTGATTGTTTCAGCATTGAAAAAAAAGGGGACGAGCCTTTCCTGCAAGATGGATCTCAGACAGTGCTTCATGTGAAATCGCTTGGTCACGGGCTTTATGCTTTTATCAATGGGCAGCTTGCAGGTAATGGAAAGAATGTGTTCCTTACCGATCCTTTGCAATAGATTTATTGTCCATTTATGTGTGTATAAGATTATGAGCTATGAGACTTCAATCGTTACAAATACTCCCAGTTTAAGTTTTATGGTACATAAAATTGGACATACAAACCAATCAAATTCTAGAAATCGATGTTTTGGCATGTTTATGCAGGGAGTGCAAAAGGAAGTTACAGCGATCCAAGTGTGTCGTTAGATGTTCCTATCAACCTCGTATctggagagaacaaaattgatCTTTTGAGTTTGACAGTAGGATTACAGGTGAAGACTGTGTAATCTGCTCTGAGGTTCCTCTATGTAAAATCACAAATTTTCTCTAATACAGAACTATATCTATCTCAGAATTACGGAGCATTCTATGATACAAAAGGTGCAGGAATCACTGGTCCTGTGCAGCTGAAAGGCGTACAAAATCAATCTACTATTGATCTTTCCTCGAAGCTGTGGACATATCAGGTCCTTGAAGCATACTATAAAacaccttttctttttctttctaaaatgaAGAATCTGATAGCTTGTGATCTATAATTGTTCTCTTTCATATATATACCACACACAGCCTATATCCTTGATTCGGTTACACATATACGCTTACTAAAAATAAGCTGTACATCTTTTCTGTTTCTTGCCTTGGAATATGCAAAATCAGATTGGTTTGAGAGGAGAAGAGTTAGGCCTATCCACTGGAAGTTCATCTGAATGGACATCGCAGCCTACTTTACCGAAGAATCAACCATTGGTTTGGTACAAGGtttgtttatgatttattttgtggCATGAAAGAATTTATCAGTAAACTCTTGAATTTGATAGTGTATGACATCTCTCTCTCATAGACAACTTTTGATGCTCCCACCGGAAGCAGCCCAGTAGCAATCGATTTCTCAGGAATGGGGAAGGGTCAGGCATGGATAAACGGGCAGAGCATTGGCCGTTACTGGCCCAGACGCGTAGCTTCAAATGCCGGCTGCACTGAATCTTGCAACTACAGAGGATCATTCAGCCCCAGTAGATGCTTGAAGAATTGTGGACAACCAACTCAGCAATTGTAGGCACTCTTTCAACTTCTTACATAGAAAAGAATGGATATCTTCATCAACTAGTACTTAACCATCATGTCTTGTAGCTATCACGTCCCACGTTCGTGGCTACAACCGGGTTCAAACACCATGGTCTTATTCGAAGAAATGAGAGGCGATCCTACACAAATATCTTTCTCCACAAGAGAAACCGGAAGCATATGCTCTCATATATCAGAGACTCACCCCATCCCACTGAATACCTGGATTTCAGATGAAGAAACGAGGAAACGAGCTCGACCAACTCTATCACTCGACTGCCCTTTGCACAATCAGGTCATATCCGAAATCAAGTTTGCCAGCTTTGGAACTCCTCGAGGGGTGTGTGGAAGTTTCATCCATGGTGAATGCAGCAGCAAAGAGGCTCTTTCAACTGTAGAGAAGGTTCTACTTCTCACTGAGTCTTGTCACACTAGTTGATCATGAATTGTTGGCTTCCTTGCTCACTATGCATGATTTGTGCAGGCCTGCATAGGGTTAAGAAGCTGCAGCGTCGTCGTCTCGGCCGACACATTTGGGGATCCATGCAGAGGAATTGCTAAAAGTTTGGCTGTTGAAGCTTCCTGCAAATGGTTAGATCCTCATCAAGATGCACATAATGGTAGTAACCGATCTTTGTGAAGGTCTTCAACCATGCTAAGGTTGATAATAAGACAATGAGATGAACTTGTTGTAtactttttaattttctttattttattttatttttcgattgTATATATATCatgaatatataatataaagaatgATAAGGAACGACACAATAATCAAGTTAGTATAAACCAGATTatatccaaataaaataaaagatacaACTTGCATATTGGTGGGACTCAAACCAAATACTCCCTCCTTTCAAAGTATTGTCGCCACTTTATAAACAGTACGAATTTTAGGAAAATGGTGAATAATAGTtgatagaaataatattattgTGAATGGAGTTTAGGATTGTGAGTAGAGTTTGTGAACTCTGCTGCTATAAATGAAAGTTGCAAAAATATTATGGACGGACCAAAACGATAAAAGTGACAACGATATTGTGTACGGAGATAATATCTCTTATTAAGAGGGTGTAAGTTGTTTAGAAGTTTATAAGTTCTTTCaaaatgttt is a window encoding:
- the LOC131000049 gene encoding beta-galactosidase 8 isoform X1, whose amino-acid sequence is MRGGAVAAAALDLLLILAAATTFCFGANVTYDHRGLVIGGRRRVLISGSIHYMRSTPQMWSDLIQKSKDGGLDVIQTFVFWNLHEPIRGQYDFTGRKDLVKFVKLVGEAGLMVHLRIGPYACAEWNYGGFPLWLHFIPGIVLRTDNEPFKAEMKRFTAKIVNMMKEENLYASQGGPIILSQIENEYGDIDAPYGKSAKTYISWAASMAVSLDTGVPWVMCQQTDAPNPIINACNGFYCDQFSPNANNKPKMWTENWSGWFSSFGDPVPHRPTEDTAFSTARFYQLGGSFMNYYMYHGGTNFGRTSGGPFITTSYDYDAPIDEYGLLRQPKWGHLKDVHNAVKLCEEALVATDPKTNSLGPSLEATVYKTESGLCAAFLANVDAQSDATVNFSGSSYHLPAWSVSILPDCKTVAINTAKINSAATISKFVPQLSQDDTTTADALFSGWSWINEPVGISSNSAFTKQGLQEQINTTADESDYLWYSLSIEKKGDEPFLQDGSQTVLHVKSLGHGLYAFINGQLAGSAKGSYSDPSVSLDVPINLVSGENKIDLLSLTVGLQNYGAFYDTKGAGITGPVQLKGVQNQSTIDLSSKLWTYQIGLRGEELGLSTGSSSEWTSQPTLPKNQPLVWYKTTFDAPTGSSPVAIDFSGMGKGQAWINGQSIGRYWPRRVASNAGCTESCNYRGSFSPSRCLKNCGQPTQQFYHVPRSWLQPGSNTMVLFEEMRGDPTQISFSTRETGSICSHISETHPIPLNTWISDEETRKRARPTLSLDCPLHNQVISEIKFASFGTPRGVCGSFIHGECSSKEALSTVEKACIGLRSCSVVVSADTFGDPCRGIAKSLAVEASCKWLDPHQDAHNGSNRSL
- the LOC131000049 gene encoding beta-galactosidase 8 isoform X2, producing MVNPVDTMHKIENEYGDIDAPYGKSAKTYISWAASMAVSLDTGVPWVMCQQTDAPNPIINACNGFYCDQFSPNANNKPKMWTENWSGWFSSFGDPVPHRPTEDTAFSTARFYQLGGSFMNYYMYHGGTNFGRTSGGPFITTSYDYDAPIDEYGLLRQPKWGHLKDVHNAVKLCEEALVATDPKTNSLGPSLEATVYKTESGLCAAFLANVDAQSDATVNFSGSSYHLPAWSVSILPDCKTVAINTAKINSAATISKFVPQLSQDDTTTADALFSGWSWINEPVGISSNSAFTKQGLQEQINTTADESDYLWYSLSIEKKGDEPFLQDGSQTVLHVKSLGHGLYAFINGQLAGSAKGSYSDPSVSLDVPINLVSGENKIDLLSLTVGLQNYGAFYDTKGAGITGPVQLKGVQNQSTIDLSSKLWTYQIGLRGEELGLSTGSSSEWTSQPTLPKNQPLVWYKTTFDAPTGSSPVAIDFSGMGKGQAWINGQSIGRYWPRRVASNAGCTESCNYRGSFSPSRCLKNCGQPTQQFYHVPRSWLQPGSNTMVLFEEMRGDPTQISFSTRETGSICSHISETHPIPLNTWISDEETRKRARPTLSLDCPLHNQVISEIKFASFGTPRGVCGSFIHGECSSKEALSTVEKACIGLRSCSVVVSADTFGDPCRGIAKSLAVEASCKWLDPHQDAHNGSNRSL